Proteins encoded together in one Catellatospora citrea window:
- a CDS encoding Rne/Rng family ribonuclease, which translates to MLEHEPADRHENADNVSQNAPSAASADQPSAVTGANTDGDAVTGAPATPEPAPVTPEPVMAQPAAPEPVAADAASAEGVSAAAEPEAAPARRRTRKRAVAAAPEAADAAEEPAEEAAPVKKTTRRRKKAAEPDISGESGVNDVIEPVPAVAELSPATMADALAEEAEEDEEAAEAAAEAAEQVGGAPRRLAPSVLFMAPEATAAPVRPVAAARPVVEEPVEVAEPAETGRRRKRRRGRDEEEAVVEAEAAEPVAADEEAEEDETEENARARRRRGRRGRGRGKGGADDNGDEEQPEAVEAGDEEETDADGEPLTRRRRRRRRKGAGDEGAEAEDGVHTVVRIREPRAVSDEVQGVSGSTRLEAKRQRRRDGREQRRTRPPILTESEFLARREAVDRVMVIRENPDRTQIAVMEDGVLVEHYVTRAATATMVGNVYLGKVQNVLPSMEAAFVDLGRGRNAVLYAGEVNWDAAGLEGRQRSIEQALKSGDSVLVQVTKDPIGHKGARLSSHVALSGRHLVYVPNGNASGISRKLSDVERKRLRDILKKLVPEGAGVIVRTAAEGASEEDLERDVLRLQSQWEDIQAKASEGGAPALLYGEPDLVVRVVRDLFNEDFKELVVQGDNAYDTVQTYLGHVSPDLVDRVHRHTGVSDVFATYRIDEQILKGLDRKVFLPSGGHLVFDRTEAMTVVDVNTGKYTGVGGNLEETVTRNNLEAAEEIVRQLRLRDLGGIVVIDFIDMVLESNRELVLRRLTECLGRDRTKHQVTEITSLGLVQMTRKRIGAGLLEAFSEPCEHCKGRGVIIHTEPVSERRAPVQAAPPVQLPPAQVKQQAAVAPPAPKQQKAAEPAYYDTEGYDLSRYETVAEDEDEAGEEPGEDGGDTPTRRRTRRGGRRRTRP; encoded by the coding sequence ATGCTCGAACACGAGCCCGCAGATCGGCACGAGAATGCCGACAACGTTTCGCAGAACGCGCCGAGCGCGGCCTCGGCTGACCAGCCCAGTGCCGTGACCGGCGCGAACACCGACGGCGACGCCGTCACGGGCGCGCCTGCGACGCCCGAACCAGCCCCGGTGACGCCTGAGCCCGTCATGGCCCAGCCCGCGGCGCCGGAGCCGGTGGCCGCTGACGCGGCATCCGCCGAGGGCGTTTCCGCTGCGGCGGAGCCCGAGGCGGCGCCTGCTCGTCGGCGTACCCGCAAGCGTGCTGTCGCGGCGGCCCCCGAGGCCGCGGATGCCGCCGAGGAGCCTGCCGAAGAGGCCGCGCCGGTGAAGAAGACGACCCGGCGTCGGAAGAAAGCCGCAGAGCCGGACATCTCCGGCGAGTCTGGGGTGAACGACGTAATCGAGCCCGTACCGGCCGTCGCCGAGCTCTCGCCGGCCACCATGGCCGACGCGCTCGCCGAGGAAGCCGAGGAGGACGAGGAGGCGGCCGAGGCCGCCGCCGAGGCTGCCGAGCAGGTGGGCGGAGCCCCGCGCCGGCTGGCCCCGTCCGTGCTGTTCATGGCCCCCGAGGCGACCGCGGCTCCGGTGCGCCCCGTGGCCGCCGCGCGTCCCGTCGTCGAGGAGCCCGTGGAGGTGGCGGAGCCGGCCGAGACCGGTCGTCGCCGCAAGCGCCGCCGCGGCCGGGACGAGGAGGAGGCCGTCGTCGAGGCGGAGGCCGCCGAGCCCGTCGCCGCCGACGAGGAGGCCGAGGAGGACGAGACCGAGGAGAACGCGCGCGCCCGTCGCCGCCGGGGCCGTCGCGGCCGTGGCCGGGGCAAGGGCGGCGCGGACGACAACGGTGACGAGGAGCAGCCCGAGGCCGTCGAGGCCGGTGACGAGGAGGAGACGGACGCCGACGGCGAGCCGCTGACCCGCCGCCGTCGCCGCCGCCGCCGCAAGGGCGCCGGGGACGAGGGCGCCGAGGCCGAGGACGGCGTGCACACCGTGGTGCGCATCCGCGAGCCGCGCGCCGTCAGCGACGAGGTGCAGGGCGTGTCCGGGTCGACCCGGCTGGAGGCCAAGCGCCAGCGCCGCCGGGACGGCCGCGAGCAGCGCCGCACCCGCCCGCCGATCCTGACCGAGTCGGAGTTCCTGGCCCGCCGCGAGGCGGTCGACCGGGTCATGGTCATCCGGGAGAACCCGGACCGTACGCAGATCGCGGTCATGGAGGACGGTGTGCTCGTCGAGCACTACGTCACCCGCGCCGCCACCGCCACCATGGTCGGCAACGTGTACCTGGGCAAGGTGCAGAACGTGCTGCCGAGCATGGAGGCCGCCTTCGTCGACCTGGGCCGGGGCCGCAACGCGGTGCTGTACGCCGGTGAGGTCAACTGGGACGCGGCCGGACTGGAGGGCCGCCAGCGCTCCATCGAGCAGGCGCTGAAGTCCGGCGACTCCGTGCTGGTGCAGGTGACCAAGGACCCGATCGGGCACAAGGGCGCGCGGCTGTCCAGCCACGTCGCGCTGTCCGGCCGGCACCTGGTGTACGTGCCCAACGGCAACGCCTCCGGCATCAGCCGCAAGCTGTCCGACGTGGAGCGCAAGCGGCTGCGCGACATTCTCAAGAAGCTGGTCCCCGAGGGCGCGGGCGTGATCGTGCGCACCGCCGCCGAGGGCGCCTCCGAGGAGGACCTCGAGCGCGACGTGCTGCGGCTGCAGTCGCAGTGGGAGGACATCCAGGCCAAGGCGTCCGAGGGCGGCGCGCCCGCGCTGCTCTACGGTGAGCCCGACCTGGTCGTCCGGGTGGTCCGCGACCTGTTCAACGAGGACTTCAAGGAACTCGTGGTGCAGGGCGACAACGCTTACGACACCGTGCAGACCTACCTCGGGCACGTGTCGCCCGACCTGGTGGACCGGGTGCACCGGCACACCGGCGTCTCCGACGTGTTCGCGACGTACCGCATCGACGAGCAGATCCTCAAGGGCCTGGACCGCAAGGTGTTCCTGCCCTCGGGCGGCCACCTGGTCTTCGACCGGACCGAGGCGATGACCGTCGTCGACGTCAACACCGGCAAGTACACCGGTGTCGGCGGCAACCTCGAGGAGACGGTCACCCGCAACAACCTGGAGGCGGCCGAGGAGATCGTGCGCCAGCTGCGGCTGCGCGACCTCGGCGGCATCGTGGTGATCGACTTCATCGACATGGTGCTGGAGAGCAACCGCGAGCTGGTGCTGCGCCGCCTGACCGAGTGCCTGGGCCGGGACCGGACCAAGCACCAGGTTACCGAGATCACCTCGCTCGGCCTGGTCCAGATGACGCGCAAGCGCATCGGGGCGGGCCTGCTGGAGGCGTTCAGCGAGCCGTGCGAGCACTGCAAGGGCCGCGGGGTCATCATCCACACCGAGCCGGTCTCCGAGCGCCGGGCGCCGGTGCAGGCCGCGCCGCCGGTGCAGCTGCCGCCCGCACAGGTCAAGCAGCAGGCCGCCGTGGCGCCGCCCGCGCCGAAGCAGCAGAAGGCCGCGGAGCCGGCGTACTACGACACCGAGGGTTACGACCTGTCGCGGTACGAGACGGTGGCCGAGGACGAGGACGAGGCGGGCGAGGAGCCCGGCGAGGACGGCGGCGACACGCCGACCAGGCGGCGTACCCGCCGCGGCGGTCGGCGGCGCACCCGCCCGTAG